One genomic window of Tribolium castaneum strain GA2 chromosome 10, icTriCast1.1, whole genome shotgun sequence includes the following:
- the LOC103313285 gene encoding uncharacterized protein LOC103313285 isoform X2: MAVPFVLPEDEINNLIVAVIFILSQTRLQRNEENRELQECMEELVRLLAEELQRRSRSSEYDNQLKQTLLLLRQSLSHFTPTLSRIQRRSNFESCCDDCKISLHEDCATKDCSQEGVEEEKEGFVEESLLSRLVPRVRTFWKAVPLICVVGLHLFQISYSM, encoded by the exons ATGGCGGTTCCCTTCGTCCTCCCGGAGGACGAAATAAACAATCTTATCGTAgcagtgatttttattttgtcgcAGACTCGCCTTCAAAGGAACGAAGAGAATCGCGAGCTCCAAG AGTGTATGGAGGAACTGGTGAGACTTCTTGCCGAAGAACTCCAGCGAAGATCGCGTTCTTCCGAATACGATAATCAGCTCAAACAGACGCTCTTATTACTTCGACAGAGTCTAAGCCACTTCACGCCAACCTTATCCAGGATACAGAGGAGATCGAATTTTGAATCCTGTTGTGACGACTGCAAAATTTCACTTCACGAAGACTGTGCGACTAAAGACTGCAGTCAG gagGGAgtggaagaagaaaaagaaggatTTGTCGAAGAAAGTTTGTTATCGCGTTTGGTGCCCCGAGTAAGGACGTTTTGGAAAGCAGTACCATTGATATGTGTAGTGGGACTCCACCTATTCCAAATTAGTTATTCTATGTAG
- the LOC103313285 gene encoding uncharacterized protein LOC103313285 isoform X1, translating to MAVPFVLPEDEINNLIVAVIFILSQTRLQRNEENRELQECMEELVRLLAEELQRRSRSSEYDNQLKQTLLLLRQSLSHFTPTLSRIQRRSNFESCCDDCKISLHEDCATKDCSQVGLILRKIDDDETSAIFKEGVEEEKEGFVEESLLSRLVPRVRTFWKAVPLICVVGLHLFQISYSM from the exons ATGGCGGTTCCCTTCGTCCTCCCGGAGGACGAAATAAACAATCTTATCGTAgcagtgatttttattttgtcgcAGACTCGCCTTCAAAGGAACGAAGAGAATCGCGAGCTCCAAG AGTGTATGGAGGAACTGGTGAGACTTCTTGCCGAAGAACTCCAGCGAAGATCGCGTTCTTCCGAATACGATAATCAGCTCAAACAGACGCTCTTATTACTTCGACAGAGTCTAAGCCACTTCACGCCAACCTTATCCAGGATACAGAGGAGATCGAATTTTGAATCCTGTTGTGACGACTGCAAAATTTCACTTCACGAAGACTGTGCGACTAAAGACTGCAGTCAGGTTGGTCTCATACTTCGAAAGATTGACGACGACGAAACGTCCGCGATATTTAAG gagGGAgtggaagaagaaaaagaaggatTTGTCGAAGAAAGTTTGTTATCGCGTTTGGTGCCCCGAGTAAGGACGTTTTGGAAAGCAGTACCATTGATATGTGTAGTGGGACTCCACCTATTCCAAATTAGTTATTCTATGTAG
- the LOC103313314 gene encoding uncharacterized protein LOC103313314, which translates to MMVTKVLVLVTVLQIQTCVTIKNNFDKTSEILFNLTNYAIESRQIRNPCLYERDQSKYYTCLKKLKLRQYGHISFNYHPQKPYSSFAQYQYPSRPHQEQQSVMDVLYTIAKNDALRCVQRLLCEVTSDTISKSRQGFALPTFPFNIDMGSIIRLLATIDIPSGSPIPVFAKAALLGYVSKGNSDSCLDAYPQCPRDPNKLVHYLNNYNGGFFRFFKGVDTRPSQVINYPQNFPLRPYQNSIAQERIQNRPTQQDVSNNYVGGSDPVLFSDSDASFNVYSRLPKTLSFPTDDDNRFNEFTFKKPKELPFSISEYYSNELDLQRPLPNHRVTPMIFPDRTGTGDLRLDLEELNENYKQSYNLQNNFVSFRPVESNIGSYYRGPEGDSTDEFNTNKAVFSFPV; encoded by the exons ATGATGGTGACCAAAGTACTAGTGCTAGTGACTGTGTTGCAAATACAAACTTGtgtcacaattaaaaataattttgataaaacgaGCGAAATACTCTT cAATTTGACAAATTATGCCATCGAAAGTCGCCAAATTCGCAACCCGTGTCTTTACGAACGAGATCAATCCAAATATTATACTtgtctcaaaaaattaaaactgcgCCAGTATGGCCATATTTCTTTCAACTATCACCCCCAAAAACCCTACTCCAGTTTCGCCCAGTATCAATATCCTTCTCGCCCACACCAAGAACAGCAAAGCGTCATGGATGTGTTGTAtacaattgcaaaaaatgatGCACTTCGTTGCGTCCAAAGATTACTTTGCGAAGTTACTTCAGACACGATATCCAAAAGTCGGCAAGGTTTCGCTTTACCGACTTTTCCATTTAATATTGATATGGGATCAATAATTAG ATTGTTGGCAACTATAGACATTCCAAGTGGTTCACCGATTCCGGTTTTCGCGAAAGCCGCTCTTTTGGGTTATGTCTCGAAAGGAAATTCAGATTCTTGTTTAGATGCGTACCCTCAGTGCCCACGTGATCCGAACAAACTGGTTCACTATTTGAATAATTATAATGGAGGTTTCTTCAGGTTTTTTAAAGGAGTAGACACGCGACCGAGTCAAGTAATAAATTACCCTCAAAATTTTCCTTTAAGACCCTATCAGAATTCGATTGCACAGGAAAGGATACAGAATAGGCCGACACAACAAGATGTTTCGAATAATTATGTTGGTGGTAGTGACCCGGTTCTCTTTTCTGATAGTGACGCCAGTTTTAATGTGTATAGTAGGTTACCTAAGACCTTATCGTTCCCCACCGACGATGATAATCGTTTTAACGAATTTACATTCAAGAAACCGAAGGAATTACCTTTTTCCATTAGTGAATATTACTCTAATGAATTGGATTTACAAAGGCCTCTACCTAATCATAGGGTAACCCCTATGATATTTCCTGACAGAACAGGAACTGGAGATTTGAGGCTGGATTTGGAggaattaaatgaaaattataaacagtCGTATAATCTTCAAAACAACTTCGTAAGCTTCAGACCTGTGGAATCTAATATAGGTTCTTATTATCGAGGACCAGAGGGTGATTCAACCGACGAATTCAATACTAACAAGGCTGTATTTAGTTTCCccgtttaa
- the LOC103313343 gene encoding uncharacterized protein LOC103313343, translating to MKTIPLVFFTYVSIYMALLILEEATPVAAQEPSIELPVELIGFPVIIIAVRLSNFVKKLAYSLNPRTYTGRVRRAAIASSDEMIDMIEAEKRLVLELGENVCIYTKVCLHHAEKASKAKGRREMVVDWDEIFSNYKSTKEKQKEFYLLSVFLGDFIASPRFCNQLAKRGRACVD from the exons ATGAAAACAATaccattagttttttttacgtATGTATCTATTTATATGGCGCTTTTAATATTAGAAGAAGCCACCCCCGTTGCTGCACAAGAACCCTCTATTGAACTACCTGTAGAACTTATCGGATTCCCAGTGATTATAATAGCAGTTAGATTATCTAATTTTGTGAAGAAGCTCGCATATTCACTAAACCCGA gAACTTACACAGGTCGTGTTCGAAGAGCAGCAATAGCGTCCTCCGATGAAATGATCGACATGATCGAAGCCGAGAAAAGATTAGTTTTAGAACTCGGCGAAAATGTTTGCATTTACACGAAAGTTTGTTTACATCACGCAGAGAAGGCAAGTAAAGCTAAAGGAAGGCGAGAAATGGTCGTAGATTGGGACGAGATTTtcag TAACTACAAATCGACTAAAGAAAAGCAGAAAGAGTTCTACCTGTTGAGCGTATTTCTGGGAGATTTTATTGCTTCGCCACGATTTTGCAATCAGTTAGCCAAAAGGGGGCGTGCTTGTGTTGACTGA
- the geko gene encoding uncharacterized protein geko encodes MVTAGKIVIRIVFVVCVVLVLITDYSGLIHKLIGGNRTDEAGKVPPRPKNPGYGDPKTDIDIDADIEDDSIKHLGTTSLKSELLQTIKNACLPKLICELNATPQKDKLTESEKSLLTLLRDTSISTTAELTSKYHFAAHMGQLIAGVEGNGCHNFYPTCPFPGLQVLQMMKKVRMR; translated from the exons ATGGTAACTGCTGGAAAAATTGTGATACGGATTGTGTTTGTGGTCTGTGTTGTATTAGTGCTTATCACCGACTATTCGGGACTTATACACAAATTAATCGGAGGAAATAGGACTGATGAAGCTGGAAAAGTGCCACCGAGACCCAAAAATCCCGGATATGGAGATCCAAAGACTGACATCGATATTGACGCAGACATCGAAGACGATTCAATCAAACAtttag GTACAACATCCCTAAAATCTGAACTTTTGCAAACAATAAAGAATGCATGTTTGCCGAAACTGATCTGTGAACTAAACGCAACGCCGCAAAAAGATAAGCTGACCGAGTCCGAAAAGTCCTTGCTAACTCTTCTTAG GGACACGTCGATAAGTACAACCGCTGAGCTGACATCGAAATATCATTTCGCCGCACATATGGGTCAGCTAATTGCCGGAGTTGAGGGTAATGGCTGCCATAATTTTTACCCGACGTGTCCTTTTCCGGGTCTTCAAGTACTCCAAATGATGAAAAAAGTCAGGATGCGGTAG